A single region of the Betta splendens chromosome 12, fBetSpl5.4, whole genome shotgun sequence genome encodes:
- the LOC114866664 gene encoding zinc finger protein 436-like isoform X1 codes for MDNSNDLKLYLESSLNEIFKATVSDILDSVDRTLCGFQGTIQRIESENEGLKRLLFAQQSAEPGARDAQEDNATNSFPTSEWSAHPVSSVQGKFKMSISSSDKKKCRRKRQGKKRENISSASFYLQANHLIEQPDVNTSGVDVATQSFMSVKSEALEESGAVDLSQPSCLLNLTMQPIKNESPFINCDTHVARTPLLSSSGPEEVLSGEDSEVKVRFIKYDDCSQDEQFKSEEEELNENLKYNESFPKQELNNVLSYYPESETDPEEVSRQIVEAGEETNQDNVSPPVPAGELLEINNFLRCPTCPKTFSRASSLNIHIKTHSAEKPHVCSYCDKRFGRADLLRSHKRTHTGERPYSCNTCSKTYAHPSQLRIHKRIHTGERPYSCAHCKKRFNEHNQLKVHLRTHTGERPYSCQQCGKAFSNTGNLRIHERIHTGEKPYCCAQCGKRFNSLGDLKTHYRIHTGERPYSCELCKKTFSQTGHLTIHMRMHTGEKPYGCNECGRRFTVASSLKLHQRTHTGEKEYSCSHCSKKFSRLGHLKRHELVHTKEKIFLCSLCGKMYTDQSSLNKHLKLHAARTQK; via the exons ATGGACAACTCCAATGACCTGAAGCTCTACCTGGAGTCGTCGCTGAACGAGATCTTTAAAGCGACGGTGAGCGACATCCTGGACTCGGTGGACCGGACTCTGTGCGGGTTCCAGGGCACGATACAGAGGATCGAGTCTGAAAACGAGGGCCTGAAGcggctgctgtttgctcagcaGAGCGCCGAGCCTGGAGCCAGAG ATGCACAAGAAGACAATGCCACAAACAGCTTTCCAACTTCAGAGTGGAGCGCTCATCCGGTCAGCTCTGTTCAGGGCAAATTCAAAATGTCCATATCCAGCAGTGACAAGAAGAAATGCAGAAGGAAACGTCAAGGCAAGAAGAGGGAGAACATATCATCTGCCTCCTTCTACCTGCAGGCTAATCATCTAATAGAACAACCGGACGTCAACACATCAGGGGTAGATGTGGCCACACAAAGCTTTATGTCAGTCAAATCTGAGGCTCTGGAGGAAAGTGGCGCTGTTGACCTCTCCCAGCCCTCGTGTCTTCTCAATCTGACAATGCAGCCAATCAAAAATGAGAGCCCATTTATCAACTGTGACACTCATGTTGCACGTACACCTCTACTGTCCTCTTCAGGCCCTGAAGAAGTTCTCAGCGGCGAGGACAGTGAAGTTAAAGTCCGTTTTATTAAGTATGACGACTGCAGTCAGGATGAACAATTtaagtctgaggaggaggagttaaATGAGAATTTAAAGTACAATGAAAGTTTTCCTAAGCAAGAGTTAAACAATGTGTTGAGTTATTATCCTGAATCAGAAACAGATCCTGAGGAAGTGAGTAGACAAATTGTGGAGGCAGGAGAAGAGACAAATCAGGACAATGTTTCTCCTCCTGTACCTGCAGGGGAGCTTTTAGAGATTAACAACTTTCTGCGTTGTCCCACCTGCCCGAAAACATTTAGTCGAGCATCTTCACTGAACATTCACATCAAGACGCACTCTGCTGAGAAGCCCCACGTCTGTAGCTACTGTGATAAACGCTTTGGCCGCGCCGATCTGCTCAGATCCCACAAGCGCACCCACACGGGAGAACGGCCCTACAGCTGTAACACCTGCAGCAAAACCTACGCTCATCCCAGTCAGCTCCGGATACACAAACGCATCCACACCGGCGAGAGGCCGTATTCCTGCGCGCACTGCAAGAAGCGCTTCAACGAGCACAACCAGCTCAAAGTCCACCTGCGGACTCACACCGGGGAGAGGCCGTACAGCTGCCAGCAGTGTGGCAAAGCATTCAGCAATACAGGAAACCTGCGCATACATGAGAGGATCCACACGGGTGAAAAGCCCTACTGCTGCGCACAGTGTGGGAAACGGTTCAACAGCTTGGGTGACCTCAAAACACATTACAggattcacactggagagaggcCCTACAGCTGTGAGCTGTGCAAGAAGACCTTCAGCCAAACGGGTCACCTCACCATACACATGCGGATGCACACAGGGGAGAAACCGTACGGCTGCAACGAGTGCGGCAGGAGGTTCACGGTGGCCAGCAGCCTCAAACTGCACCAGAGGACTCACACGGGTGAGAAGGAGTACAGCTGCTCACACTGCAGCAAGAAGTTTAGCAGGCTGGGCCACCTGAAGAGACACGAACTGGTCCACACCAAAGAGAAAatcttcctctgcagcctgtgcgGAAAAATGTACACGGACCAGTCTTCCCTTAATAAGCACCTGAAGCTGCACGCAGCCAGGACACAGAAGTAG
- the LOC114866662 gene encoding PH and SEC7 domain-containing protein 1 has protein sequence MEEERLRCSAAPRQPEADAGTPVQSQCVNGDHETIVWGETEMQIKQSHGTDQPNPPPGAGREAPNEAAPWEHVAWPLSPTLRTGASLSFATVQWDMPGSSGATPPLVTDGPSANGPDGGDSPPPPPRASGGDSAELFAPGEGEEDAGFDPLFLDVEWRGGAYEPCDAEDAQERRRQEVEVTDEPSESRSETSPRTDSEEEEELSSASDPPETVDVINPLEAEGSEDDGDGFVDVRLEEEQEEPGVLFAAQATDEELSEVEEEQEEPGVLFAALENPEEEATAATGVETDDTNEEQRGEEELSEEEEELSDVNASCTEESEELQTVSCSSDVDVPVEPLQTDTGLTVNSDELQVEHLEEGQQSEPEDTEVLERTHEGSTGQTGDPEMCRDVDVLVERELSKETELIEETGHESPSPQMTNASEDQEEQNSGASEQLEPSQRPDQSIQDENVDGTERPVRSEGTVSAEAEEPGVAAQQEQMETAAEASAQPGRAQNAAGPEDARMEEAGPSRADRAEPADRTPVLANGDVDREMARALAQRLFNLDDIQRVDVVKHVDKDNHFSRAVGEEYLKFFDFSGQTLDQALRSFLKVVILIGETQERERVLQHFACRFHQCNPGSFSSSGAALTLTCAVMLLNTDLHGQNVGKSMTSSKFVSNLDEMNEGTNFSKDLLKSLYNSIKNEPLEWAVDDDELKSSMLLEEDTVDGLGPRSKTNPFLDVPHDKNASVVKDGFIRRKVHADIDGKRTPWGKRGWKTFYGVLRGMVLYLQKSDGRAEQQVNEEVVSVHHSLAEQAADYTKKPHVLRLQTADWRVFLFQASSKAEMNSWISRINLVSALHSSPPFPAAVGSQRKFFRPILPASRSAHTLERQLQSHAGMLESFKADLLHLQQNPPENRKIRGKELEEQRVRAEYLQHEISRYEAYIRVLEAWRTAAAGAGSAPSPAELQRYDRATCADAAEEADGEGGGLKKSLSSPSLAVELAPPAVIKVKRNISERRTQRRVVVPRRNKEA, from the exons ATGGAGGAGGAAAGGCTGCGCTGCTCTGCAGCCCCTCGGCAGCCGGAGGCAGACGCCGGGACCCCGGTGCAGAGCCAGTGCGTCAATGGTGACCACGAGACCATTGTTTGGGGGGAGACGGAGATGCAGATAAAGCAGTCACACGGGACAGATCAGCCGAACCCCCCCCCCGGCGCCGGGCGGGAGGCTCCTAACGAGGCGGCGCCGTGGGAGCACGTGGCGTGGCCTCTCTCGCCCACGCTCCGCACCGGcgcctctctctccttcgcCACGGTgcagtgggacatgcccggtTCCTCGGGAGCGACGCCTCCCCTGGTGACTGACGGCCCCTCGGCCAATGGGCCGGACGGCGGAGactccccaccccccccaccccgcgcGTCTGGAGGCGATAGCGCTGAGCTCTTCGCgccgggggagggggaggaagatgCTGGGTTCGACCCATTGTTCCTGGACGTGGAGTGGAGAGGAGGCGCATACGAG CCATGTGATGCTGAGGACGCGCAAGAGCGGAGGCGACAGGAAGTAGAAGTGACAGATGAGCCCTCAGAGAGTCGAAGCG AAACCTCACCGAGAACGGactcagaggaggaagaggaactcTCCTCGGCTTCAGATCCTCCGGAAACGGTTGATGTCATTAATCCTCTTGAGGCCGAAGGCTCCGAAGATGACGGCGACGGCTTTGTGGACGTTCGactagaagaggagcaggaggagcccggtgttctgtttgctgcacaGGCAACGGATGAGGAGCTGAGTGAagtagaagaggagcaggaggagcccgGTGTTCTGTTCGCTGCACTGGAAAACCCAGAAGAAGAGGCAACTGCAGCCACTGGTGTCGAGACGGACGACACGAATGAGGAGCAGCGTGGAGAAGAGGAGCtgagtgaagaagaagaggagctgaGTGACGTAAATGCATCCTGTACTGAAGAAAGCGAGGAATTACAAACTGTCAGTTGCTCTAGTGACGT AGACGTTCCTGTTGAACCATTGCAAACTGACACTGGACTAACTGTAAACTCAGATGAGCTGCAAGTGGAACATCTGGAAGAAGGCCAGCAGTCAGAACCCGAGGACACGGAGGTACTAGAACGGACGCATGAAGGTTCCACAGGTCAAACTGGAGACCCGGAAATGTGTAGAGATGTAGATGTACTCGTAGAACGGGAGCTGTCAAAAGAAACTGAGTTGATAGAGGAGACGGGACACGAGTCACCATCGCCTCAAATGACCAACGCATCAGAGGATCAAGAGGAGCAGAACTCTGGAGCCTCCGAGCAGTTAGAGCCGTCGCAGCGTCCGGATCAGTCGATTCAAGATGAGAACGTAGACGGGACCGAACGGCCTGTTCGCTCCGAGGGGACAGTTTCCGCTGAAGCGGAAGAACCTGGAGTCGCAGCTCAGCAGGAACAGATGGAGACGGCGGCGGAGGCGAGCGCGCAGCCGGGCCGAGCCCAGAACGCAGCCGGGCCAGAGGACGCGCGGATGGAGGAggccgggccgagccgagcgGACCGGGCCGAACCGGCGGATCGGACGCCGGTGCTGGCGAACGGGGACGTGGACAGAGAGATGGCTCGCGCTCTGGCGCAGCGGCTCTTCAACCTGGACGACATCCAGCGCGTCGATGTGGTGAAGCACGTGGACAAAGA CAATCATTTCAGTCGCGCTGTTGGAGAGGAGTACCTGAAGTTCTTCGACTTCAGCGGGCAGACTCTGGACCAGGCGCTGAG GTCCTTCCTCAAGGTGGTGATTCTGATCGGCGAGACCCAGGAGAGGGAGCGCGTGCTGCAGCACTTCGCCTGCCGCTTCCACCAGTGCAACCCgggcagcttctcctcctcag GCGCGGCGTTGACCTTGACGTGTGCCGTGATGCTTCTCAACACTGACCTGCACGGACAG AATGTAGGAAAGTCCATGACGTCCTCCAAGTTTGTCTCCAACCTGGATGAGATGAATGAAGGCACAAACTTCAGCAAGGACCTCCTGAAG AGTCTTTACAATTCCATTAAGAACGAGCCGCTGGAGTGGGCCGT TGACGATGACGAGCTGAAGAGCTCCATGCTGCTGGAGGAAGACACGGTGGACGGACTCGGCCCGCGCTCCAAAACCAACCCCTTCCTGGACGTCCCCCACGACAAGAACGCCTCCGTGGTCAAAGATGGCTTCATCAGGAGGAAGGTCCACGCCGACATCGACGGCAAACGCA CTCCGTGGGGGAAAAGAGGCTGGAAGACGTTCTACGGCGTCCTGCGTGGAATGGTCCTGTACCTGCAGAAG AGCGACGGCCGGGCGGAGCAGCAGGTCAACGAGGAGGTGGTGAGCGTGCACCACTCTCTGGCCGAGCAGGCGGCCGACTACACCAAGAAGCCGCACGTGCTCCGGCTGCAGACGGCCGACTGGCGGGTTTTCCTCTTTCAGGCCtc ATCCAAAGCGGAGATGAACTCGTGGATCAGTCGGATCAACCTGGTCTCGGCGCTCCACTCCTCGCCCCCCTTCCCCGCCGCCGTGGGCTCCCAGAGGAAGTTCTTCAGGCCGATCCTGCCGGCCTCGCGGTCCGCTCACACCCTG GAGCGCCAGCTGCAGTCGCACGCCGGGATGCTGGAGTCCTTCAAGGCCGACttgctgcacctgcagcagaaccccCCGGAGAACCGGAAGATCAGAggcaaggagctggaggagcagcgcgtCAGAGCCGAGTACCTGCAGCACGAG ATCAGTCGCTATGAGGCCTACATTCGGGTGCTGGAGGCCTGGAGGACGGCGGCCGCGGGCGCCGGCAGCGCGCCGAGCCCCGCGGAGCTGCAGCGGTACGATAGAGCCACGTGTGCAGacgcggcggaggaggcggacgGCGAGGGCGGCGGCCTGAAGAAGTCCCTGTCCAGCCCCTCGCTGGCCGTGGAGCTGGCGCCGCCCGCCGTCATCAAGGTGAAGCGGAACATCTCGGAGAGGCGGACGCAGCGCAGGGTCGTGGTCCCTCGGAGGAACAAAGAGGCCTGA
- the LOC114866664 gene encoding zinc finger protein 664-like isoform X2 — MSISSSDKKKCRRKRQGKKRENISSASFYLQANHLIEQPDVNTSGVDVATQSFMSVKSEALEESGAVDLSQPSCLLNLTMQPIKNESPFINCDTHVARTPLLSSSGPEEVLSGEDSEVKVRFIKYDDCSQDEQFKSEEEELNENLKYNESFPKQELNNVLSYYPESETDPEEVSRQIVEAGEETNQDNVSPPVPAGELLEINNFLRCPTCPKTFSRASSLNIHIKTHSAEKPHVCSYCDKRFGRADLLRSHKRTHTGERPYSCNTCSKTYAHPSQLRIHKRIHTGERPYSCAHCKKRFNEHNQLKVHLRTHTGERPYSCQQCGKAFSNTGNLRIHERIHTGEKPYCCAQCGKRFNSLGDLKTHYRIHTGERPYSCELCKKTFSQTGHLTIHMRMHTGEKPYGCNECGRRFTVASSLKLHQRTHTGEKEYSCSHCSKKFSRLGHLKRHELVHTKEKIFLCSLCGKMYTDQSSLNKHLKLHAARTQK, encoded by the coding sequence ATGTCCATATCCAGCAGTGACAAGAAGAAATGCAGAAGGAAACGTCAAGGCAAGAAGAGGGAGAACATATCATCTGCCTCCTTCTACCTGCAGGCTAATCATCTAATAGAACAACCGGACGTCAACACATCAGGGGTAGATGTGGCCACACAAAGCTTTATGTCAGTCAAATCTGAGGCTCTGGAGGAAAGTGGCGCTGTTGACCTCTCCCAGCCCTCGTGTCTTCTCAATCTGACAATGCAGCCAATCAAAAATGAGAGCCCATTTATCAACTGTGACACTCATGTTGCACGTACACCTCTACTGTCCTCTTCAGGCCCTGAAGAAGTTCTCAGCGGCGAGGACAGTGAAGTTAAAGTCCGTTTTATTAAGTATGACGACTGCAGTCAGGATGAACAATTtaagtctgaggaggaggagttaaATGAGAATTTAAAGTACAATGAAAGTTTTCCTAAGCAAGAGTTAAACAATGTGTTGAGTTATTATCCTGAATCAGAAACAGATCCTGAGGAAGTGAGTAGACAAATTGTGGAGGCAGGAGAAGAGACAAATCAGGACAATGTTTCTCCTCCTGTACCTGCAGGGGAGCTTTTAGAGATTAACAACTTTCTGCGTTGTCCCACCTGCCCGAAAACATTTAGTCGAGCATCTTCACTGAACATTCACATCAAGACGCACTCTGCTGAGAAGCCCCACGTCTGTAGCTACTGTGATAAACGCTTTGGCCGCGCCGATCTGCTCAGATCCCACAAGCGCACCCACACGGGAGAACGGCCCTACAGCTGTAACACCTGCAGCAAAACCTACGCTCATCCCAGTCAGCTCCGGATACACAAACGCATCCACACCGGCGAGAGGCCGTATTCCTGCGCGCACTGCAAGAAGCGCTTCAACGAGCACAACCAGCTCAAAGTCCACCTGCGGACTCACACCGGGGAGAGGCCGTACAGCTGCCAGCAGTGTGGCAAAGCATTCAGCAATACAGGAAACCTGCGCATACATGAGAGGATCCACACGGGTGAAAAGCCCTACTGCTGCGCACAGTGTGGGAAACGGTTCAACAGCTTGGGTGACCTCAAAACACATTACAggattcacactggagagaggcCCTACAGCTGTGAGCTGTGCAAGAAGACCTTCAGCCAAACGGGTCACCTCACCATACACATGCGGATGCACACAGGGGAGAAACCGTACGGCTGCAACGAGTGCGGCAGGAGGTTCACGGTGGCCAGCAGCCTCAAACTGCACCAGAGGACTCACACGGGTGAGAAGGAGTACAGCTGCTCACACTGCAGCAAGAAGTTTAGCAGGCTGGGCCACCTGAAGAGACACGAACTGGTCCACACCAAAGAGAAAatcttcctctgcagcctgtgcgGAAAAATGTACACGGACCAGTCTTCCCTTAATAAGCACCTGAAGCTGCACGCAGCCAGGACACAGAAGTAG